From the Marinomonas sp. THO17 genome, one window contains:
- the aroA gene encoding 3-phosphoshikimate 1-carboxyvinyltransferase — MNSLTLGPFTQANGEIQIPGSKSLSNRILLLATLAKGTTKITNLLDSDDIRHMLNSLTKLGVHYRLEDQGTTCILEGLAGPIKADKADLFLGNAGTAMRPLTAALCLGEGEFLLHGEPRMHERPIGDLVDALQSLGVDIQYQGEVNYPPLLIKANGLQGGEVSIKGNISSQFLTAILMSAPLAKQDLTIKVDGELVSKPYIDITLHAMKQFGVEVENQNYQAFIVKGQQTYQSPGVIMVEGDASSASYFLAAAAIAGGKIKVHGVGTDSIQGDVKFAEVLEKMGAKITYGPTWIEAEHDTLKGVDLDMNHIPDAAMTIATTALFAEGTTSIRNIYNWRVKETDRLSAMATELKKLGAEVVEGEDFITVTPVKQLKHAAIDTYNDHRIAMCFSLVAFSDTPVTINDPGCTSKTFPTYFDLFAKVTR, encoded by the coding sequence ATGAATTCTTTAACTCTTGGCCCTTTCACTCAGGCCAATGGCGAAATCCAAATACCTGGCTCAAAGAGTCTTTCAAATCGCATTTTATTGCTGGCCACCCTTGCCAAAGGTACGACCAAAATCACCAACCTGCTGGACAGTGACGACATTAGGCACATGTTAAACAGTCTAACCAAGTTAGGGGTTCATTATCGTTTAGAAGATCAAGGAACTACCTGCATTCTTGAAGGTTTAGCAGGCCCTATCAAAGCGGATAAAGCAGATCTTTTCTTAGGTAATGCAGGCACCGCAATGCGCCCATTAACAGCGGCCTTGTGTTTAGGTGAAGGGGAATTTTTATTGCACGGTGAGCCTCGTATGCACGAACGCCCTATCGGTGATCTAGTGGATGCTCTGCAATCTCTTGGTGTTGATATTCAATACCAAGGAGAGGTGAATTACCCCCCTTTGCTCATCAAGGCAAATGGCTTACAAGGTGGCGAAGTATCCATCAAAGGCAATATTTCCAGCCAATTCCTGACGGCCATTTTGATGAGCGCCCCTTTGGCAAAACAGGATTTGACCATCAAGGTGGATGGTGAATTGGTATCTAAACCCTACATAGACATCACCCTACACGCTATGAAGCAATTTGGTGTTGAAGTGGAAAACCAAAATTATCAAGCCTTTATCGTGAAAGGCCAGCAAACTTACCAAAGCCCTGGCGTAATCATGGTGGAAGGTGACGCTTCTTCGGCTTCTTACTTTCTTGCCGCCGCCGCCATTGCAGGTGGCAAAATCAAGGTGCATGGCGTTGGTACAGACAGCATACAAGGTGATGTTAAATTTGCCGAAGTACTGGAAAAAATGGGGGCTAAGATTACCTATGGCCCAACTTGGATTGAAGCAGAGCACGACACACTAAAAGGCGTGGATTTGGACATGAACCACATTCCTGATGCAGCCATGACCATTGCGACCACAGCTCTTTTTGCAGAAGGCACCACCAGCATACGCAATATCTATAACTGGCGAGTGAAGGAAACCGATCGTTTATCCGCCATGGCAACCGAGTTGAAGAAGTTAGGAGCGGAAGTCGTTGAAGGAGAAGATTTCATCACCGTCACGCCCGTTAAACAACTTAAGCATGCAGCAATTGATACCTACAATGACCACCGCATTGCCATGTGTTTTTCATTGGTAGCCTTTTCAGATACTCCCGTCACCATCAATGATCCTGGCTGTACCTCTAAAACCTTTCCAACCTACTTCGACTTGTTTGCTAAGGTAACGCGCTAA
- a CDS encoding TonB-dependent receptor: MKINKTKLAILISGCVITANTLLADEATDVDLDSLIISAKAPVDQNDYSGSVSVITAEDIQASGATDLADVVNLSPSVQLISTYVNPSPAAQIRGFGTDQVLILINGKRIPNIDRSVPREPSYRYGLVPLANIEKIEIIRGPASSLYGADALAGVINIITKKSSLEWSGSISLYGEVMDDANGGDGQGVSVSASGAVTENIDLLISGQTSDRDEIRDNDNLASLQSSKDLKNYQAVMGVDLNNGDRFELSALHSDDKSKEYDSSGEEDDNTDVETKVFTVEYFTEIANFESTFSYSTGESNVLEATRDWTVKEDNFAMDTQGYLNEKNYLSLGLNYREEEAIRDDTSSFQDKVDSTTFVAQNIFKMTDETSITVSAAFDDHSKYGTEVSPKVSVFRQLTPIVGIKAGYGKSYLAPSLSQGSSNYVVNAGPTRYLGNDDLKPETAKTLELGLTFQQKHSQAAITLFRSDVEDLIETEIISSTGIEIRQYENVESAILQGVEFTWSIFNDAESQKLSLSYTYLDTEDESTGLELEDRADRLIKVNYLHKDVYSGFDLDTQARYVGDQFTNEDNTEVLDGYFVADLGISKQILDNTRLRFGINNLTDKVVTTQPTRESERYIESGRSYKLSLTSTF; encoded by the coding sequence ATGAAGATAAATAAAACAAAGTTAGCCATTCTGATATCTGGTTGTGTCATTACAGCAAATACCCTATTGGCGGATGAAGCAACAGATGTTGATCTGGATTCCTTGATTATTTCTGCTAAAGCGCCTGTTGATCAAAATGATTATTCTGGTTCAGTGAGTGTAATTACGGCTGAAGATATACAAGCCAGTGGCGCTACTGATTTGGCGGATGTAGTAAATTTGTCTCCTAGTGTTCAACTCATTTCCACCTATGTGAATCCGTCGCCAGCGGCTCAAATAAGAGGCTTTGGTACGGATCAAGTATTGATTTTAATAAATGGCAAACGCATTCCAAATATAGACCGTTCCGTACCGAGAGAACCATCTTATCGTTATGGATTAGTGCCTTTAGCGAATATTGAAAAAATTGAAATTATCCGTGGACCAGCCTCCAGTTTGTATGGGGCGGATGCTTTGGCAGGGGTGATTAACATCATTACCAAAAAGTCATCCCTTGAATGGTCTGGTTCGATTTCTCTTTACGGGGAAGTGATGGACGATGCCAATGGTGGTGACGGTCAAGGAGTGAGTGTGTCTGCTTCTGGCGCAGTAACGGAAAATATAGATTTATTGATTTCTGGCCAAACCAGCGACAGAGATGAAATTCGTGATAATGACAATTTAGCCAGTCTACAATCGTCTAAAGACCTTAAAAATTATCAAGCTGTAATGGGGGTTGATTTAAATAATGGCGATCGTTTTGAACTCAGTGCTCTACATTCTGATGATAAGAGTAAAGAATACGATTCATCAGGAGAAGAAGACGACAATACTGACGTGGAAACCAAAGTATTTACTGTTGAATATTTTACCGAAATAGCCAATTTTGAAAGTACATTCTCTTATTCAACTGGTGAGTCGAATGTGCTTGAAGCCACTCGGGATTGGACGGTTAAAGAAGATAATTTTGCTATGGATACCCAAGGTTACTTAAATGAAAAAAATTATCTGAGTCTTGGCTTAAATTATCGAGAAGAAGAAGCTATTCGCGACGATACCTCGAGTTTCCAAGATAAGGTCGATTCAACTACTTTTGTTGCTCAAAATATTTTTAAGATGACGGACGAGACGAGTATTACAGTGAGTGCGGCTTTTGATGATCACAGTAAATATGGCACTGAGGTGAGTCCAAAGGTGAGTGTTTTTAGACAGCTGACGCCGATTGTGGGTATTAAAGCAGGTTATGGTAAAAGTTATCTTGCACCTTCTCTCAGTCAGGGGTCTTCTAATTATGTGGTAAATGCAGGGCCAACTCGCTATTTAGGAAACGATGATCTGAAGCCAGAAACGGCAAAAACCCTTGAACTAGGCCTAACATTTCAGCAGAAGCATTCGCAAGCTGCCATTACTCTGTTTCGCTCTGATGTAGAGGATCTAATAGAAACAGAAATAATATCATCAACTGGTATCGAAATTAGACAATATGAGAATGTGGAATCCGCTATCTTACAAGGTGTGGAGTTCACCTGGTCGATATTTAATGATGCAGAGTCTCAGAAACTTAGCTTGAGTTACACCTATCTGGATACAGAAGATGAGTCCACTGGTTTGGAACTGGAGGATCGCGCGGATCGTCTGATAAAAGTCAATTACCTTCATAAAGATGTCTATTCAGGTTTCGATCTTGATACACAAGCGCGTTACGTCGGTGACCAGTTTACTAACGAGGATAATACTGAAGTGCTTGATGGCTATTTTGTGGCGGATTTAGGAATCAGTAAGCAGATATTGGATAACACTAGATTGCGATTTGGTATTAATAATTTAACCGATAAGGTTGTGACAACCCAACCGACAAGAGAATCAGAACGTTATATTGAAAGCGGGCGCTCTTACAAACTTTCACTTACTTCCACTTTTTAA
- a CDS encoding ChuX/HutX family heme-like substrate-binding protein has translation MSIETLFDRAVDNTSMQDRYAALKQEQPSMRQRDVAEQLLISEAEMLHQQLGVQSLYLNSDFANLLRDLPSLGYVMILLRNEYAVHERKGVYDNVKIGGPMGMGLIISADKRIDLRLFLKQWKHGFAVRETLSHGSRFSLQFFDENGVAIQKLFLQDKSDMQAYARLVTKYRHPDQQAHLDIVKRSEEEAATKAVEVDQQALYHDWSAMTDVHQFVGLLKKHTVTREQAFDLVGEEFAQPFDIAKLKDVLMTLAEQQVPIMCFVGNKGGIQIHSGVIHSIVEKGDWLNILDPEFNLHLLMSGISRGWLIRKPTSDGIITSLELYDETGGQVAQFFGKRVEKSPENLDWRAVAEATLVA, from the coding sequence ATGTCCATTGAGACACTATTTGACAGAGCCGTTGATAATACTTCAATGCAGGATAGGTATGCCGCCCTGAAGCAAGAGCAGCCAAGTATGCGTCAGCGTGATGTCGCTGAACAATTGCTTATCTCGGAAGCGGAAATGCTTCATCAACAATTGGGTGTACAAAGTCTTTATTTAAACAGTGATTTTGCCAATTTGCTTAGAGATCTACCAAGTTTAGGCTATGTCATGATTTTGCTGCGTAATGAGTATGCGGTGCATGAGCGAAAAGGTGTTTATGATAATGTCAAAATTGGCGGACCTATGGGGATGGGGTTAATCATCTCTGCGGATAAACGCATTGATTTGCGTTTGTTTCTGAAGCAATGGAAGCATGGTTTTGCCGTTCGAGAAACACTGAGTCATGGAAGTCGTTTTAGTCTTCAGTTTTTTGATGAAAATGGCGTGGCAATTCAAAAGCTCTTTTTGCAAGACAAGAGTGATATGCAAGCCTATGCTAGATTGGTGACAAAATATCGTCATCCTGATCAGCAAGCTCACTTGGATATCGTAAAAAGGTCTGAGGAAGAAGCTGCCACTAAGGCAGTCGAAGTGGATCAACAAGCTTTGTATCATGACTGGTCTGCTATGACAGATGTGCACCAGTTTGTTGGCCTGTTAAAGAAACATACCGTCACTCGAGAACAAGCATTTGATTTGGTCGGTGAAGAGTTCGCTCAGCCCTTTGATATTGCTAAGTTAAAGGATGTGCTGATGACTTTAGCGGAGCAACAGGTGCCCATTATGTGCTTTGTGGGTAATAAGGGTGGCATTCAAATACACTCTGGAGTGATTCATTCAATTGTTGAAAAAGGCGACTGGCTGAATATCCTCGACCCGGAATTTAACTTGCATTTACTGATGAGCGGCATAAGCCGTGGTTGGTTAATCAGAAAACCGACCTCTGATGGCATCATCACTTCGTTAGAATTGTATGATGAAACAGGAGGTCAGGTGGCGCAATTCTTTGGTAAGAGAGTGGAAAAAAGTCCAGAAAATCTAGATTGGCGTGCCGTTGCGGAAGCTACCCTAGTGGCTTGA
- a CDS encoding heme ABC transporter ATP-binding protein — MSISTHDLSISFNGKPCLSNVQLTAKSNQLTILIGPNGAGKSTLLKACCGDFEKVTDQVYLNGKSINHYSAVQLAQIRAVMTQSYDMGFSFSVYEIVAMGCYAFEHLISRQDKAKIIKDVMNYMSIAHLSEQNFLTLSGGEKQRTQLARVLAQLWFPYQQDTPRYLLLDEPTSSLDIFHQHHVLSIAKTLTQRNIGVLAVIHDLSLAANFADQLILLNHGKVIAQGNAKNVLQRQNLEKVYGIKGDYFHSSSNTQPTVLLDAIQ; from the coding sequence ATGTCAATTAGTACACATGACTTATCAATTTCATTTAACGGCAAACCTTGCCTAAGTAATGTTCAATTAACAGCTAAGTCTAATCAATTGACCATTTTAATTGGACCGAATGGCGCGGGAAAATCCACATTATTAAAAGCCTGTTGTGGTGATTTTGAGAAGGTAACAGATCAGGTTTATTTAAATGGTAAAAGCATCAATCACTATTCAGCAGTGCAACTTGCTCAAATCAGAGCGGTCATGACTCAGTCATATGACATGGGCTTTAGTTTTTCTGTGTATGAGATAGTTGCCATGGGATGTTATGCGTTCGAACATCTTATCTCTCGACAAGACAAAGCAAAAATAATCAAAGACGTTATGAATTACATGTCGATAGCGCATTTGAGTGAACAAAATTTTTTAACCCTGTCTGGAGGAGAAAAACAACGTACACAATTGGCTCGTGTACTGGCGCAACTTTGGTTTCCTTATCAGCAAGATACCCCGCGCTATCTACTCTTAGATGAACCCACATCTAGCCTAGATATTTTTCATCAGCACCATGTCCTATCTATTGCAAAAACCCTTACCCAGAGAAACATTGGCGTTTTGGCTGTCATTCACGATCTATCACTTGCCGCCAATTTTGCAGACCAATTAATCTTACTCAATCATGGTAAGGTGATAGCACAAGGCAATGCGAAAAACGTACTACAAAGACAAAACCTTGAGAAGGTGTATGGGATCAAAGGCGATTACTTTCACTCATCATCAAATACCCAACCCACAGTACTACTGGACGCCATTCAATAG
- a CDS encoding iron ABC transporter permease: protein MMDMLTLSAERSKKQFMAKPFTLGLLLMSAILSITIGAMPLSFSQIFQDLMHKVSQDYTLSTHVLLEIRLPRTLLAMAVGAALGMCGAAMQALFRNPLADPGLIGVAGGGAFGAVVIIVLGNSLFPHAMSYFGSYALPIGAMLGCLGVCGIIYKLSNRQGQFTIITLLLAGIAVNAIVGSFIGILTLISTDEELRELTFWTMGNLGGNNWSLTLPVILLIAISLIGLSRLAKPLNLYLLGEAQAQHLGVQVAQLKKHVFFFTAIAIGAAVSISGMIGFVGFVIPHLVRILIGPDHKYLLPTSMLLGGSFLTLTDIIARLAISPAEVPIGLVTSALGGPFFLYVLYKQTQRLH, encoded by the coding sequence ATGATGGACATGTTAACGCTGAGCGCTGAACGCAGTAAAAAGCAATTTATGGCCAAGCCATTTACCCTTGGCTTACTTTTAATGAGCGCCATTTTGTCCATCACAATCGGTGCTATGCCCTTGTCTTTTAGCCAAATATTTCAAGACTTAATGCACAAAGTCTCACAAGATTACACATTGAGCACCCATGTTTTATTAGAAATTCGCTTACCTCGTACCTTGCTGGCGATGGCCGTTGGAGCAGCACTAGGCATGTGCGGTGCCGCCATGCAAGCTTTGTTTCGCAATCCTTTAGCCGATCCGGGCTTAATAGGAGTGGCAGGAGGTGGGGCCTTCGGTGCTGTGGTCATTATTGTCTTAGGAAATAGCCTCTTTCCACATGCAATGTCCTATTTTGGCTCTTATGCTCTGCCAATAGGCGCTATGTTAGGTTGCCTTGGAGTGTGTGGCATTATCTATAAACTCAGTAACAGACAGGGCCAATTTACCATCATCACCCTATTATTGGCTGGCATTGCCGTGAATGCGATTGTCGGTTCTTTTATCGGCATCCTGACCCTTATCAGTACGGACGAAGAATTACGGGAATTAACCTTTTGGACCATGGGCAATCTTGGAGGGAATAACTGGTCCCTTACTTTACCTGTCATACTCTTGATTGCTATTAGCTTAATAGGTCTAAGCCGCCTCGCGAAACCTCTCAACCTTTACCTTTTAGGCGAAGCTCAAGCTCAGCACCTTGGGGTTCAGGTTGCTCAGCTCAAGAAACACGTGTTTTTTTTTACCGCCATAGCAATTGGTGCAGCCGTTTCTATTAGCGGTATGATCGGCTTTGTTGGCTTTGTCATTCCTCATCTTGTGCGCATTTTAATTGGCCCAGATCACAAGTATTTACTGCCGACTAGCATGTTATTAGGAGGCAGTTTTTTAACCCTCACAGATATCATTGCAAGGCTTGCCATTAGTCCAGCGGAAGTCCCTATTGGCTTAGTCACCAGCGCTTTAGGCGGCCCATTTTTTCTTTATGTGCTGTACAAACAAACTCAACGCTTGCATTAA
- a CDS encoding ABC transporter substrate-binding protein, with amino-acid sequence MKPLSAYLFRLLLTLMITSPLYAAERIAVAGGSITEILYRLGEQDKIIAVDSTSTYQAADKKHPLLGYVRNISVEGLLSLNPDLLIGENDTGPSKALEQVRAVGLKTVIIEEDGSIPAIKKKIREVGKLVQAQDKAEQLIQEIQLDIDALEYANNKQQEISDVKPKVLFLLTLQNGSPIAAGNHTSAHTTITAAGGDNALKNEKGWVKLSPEAALDLNPDVIVVMNRPDAPLDAVAKLAHFKYTNAVKNNAVYSIDGGYLLGFGPRTPQAIVELGTMIHDSFPLPPGYQFRYDNQQSNTGHGS; translated from the coding sequence ATGAAGCCTTTATCCGCTTACCTATTCCGTCTATTACTCACTCTGATGATAACCTCTCCCCTATATGCTGCTGAACGTATTGCCGTTGCTGGAGGTTCCATAACAGAAATCCTATATAGGTTAGGAGAACAAGATAAAATCATCGCTGTTGACTCCACCAGCACATACCAAGCTGCAGACAAAAAACATCCATTATTAGGTTATGTTAGAAACATTTCCGTTGAAGGTTTGTTGTCCTTAAACCCAGACTTATTAATTGGCGAAAATGATACTGGTCCAAGCAAAGCATTAGAACAAGTAAGGGCAGTAGGTCTTAAAACCGTTATCATAGAAGAAGACGGCTCCATTCCCGCCATCAAAAAGAAAATTCGTGAAGTGGGTAAACTGGTGCAAGCCCAAGACAAAGCTGAGCAGTTAATTCAGGAAATTCAGCTCGACATTGATGCCCTCGAATACGCTAATAACAAGCAACAAGAAATCTCCGACGTAAAGCCTAAAGTACTCTTTCTGCTCACTCTACAAAATGGCTCCCCTATTGCAGCGGGTAATCATACTTCCGCTCACACAACGATAACGGCCGCTGGCGGTGACAACGCCCTGAAAAATGAAAAAGGTTGGGTAAAACTTTCTCCCGAAGCAGCCCTTGATCTCAATCCAGATGTGATTGTGGTCATGAATCGCCCAGACGCCCCCCTAGATGCAGTGGCGAAACTGGCCCACTTCAAATACACCAATGCAGTTAAAAATAACGCCGTATACAGTATTGATGGCGGCTATTTATTGGGCTTTGGACCAAGGACGCCACAAGCCATTGTTGAGCTGGGCACCATGATACATGATTCGTTTCCCCTGCCACCAGGTTATCAGTTTCGTTATGACAACCAGCAGAGCAATACTGGGCATGGCTCATGA
- a CDS encoding aldo/keto reductase, which yields MRHQYHPLGFEGSRIAQGFWRLQDWGWSDQETLAFIEQCLHLGVTTFDHADIYGDYRCEELFGKALMRKPILRDKIEIVTKCSILLPSEQRPEIKVHRYDYRSEHILSSVDRSLDNLQCEYIDTLLLHRPSPLMDADEVAQAFDHLFTLGKVKHFGVSNFTPQQFDLLQSRMDAPLIVNQLELSPLALQHFEDGSLDHAQQHAVTPMAWSPFSGGDLFGAQTEQALRVRNLLNEMAEDLAASVDQLVVAWLLRHPAGICPVMGSGKIERLQSAVEALQIDLSDDDWFRIWIASQGQPVP from the coding sequence ATGAGACATCAATATCATCCATTAGGTTTTGAAGGATCTCGTATCGCTCAAGGTTTTTGGCGTTTACAAGATTGGGGTTGGTCTGACCAAGAGACATTGGCGTTTATTGAGCAATGTTTGCATCTCGGTGTGACCACTTTTGATCATGCGGATATTTACGGTGATTATCGGTGCGAGGAGTTATTTGGCAAAGCGTTAATGCGCAAGCCAATACTTCGTGACAAAATAGAGATTGTTACTAAATGCAGTATTTTATTGCCCTCAGAGCAGCGTCCTGAGATAAAAGTGCACCGTTATGATTATCGTAGTGAGCATATTTTGTCCAGTGTGGATAGATCATTAGACAATCTGCAATGTGAATACATTGATACATTGTTGCTGCATCGTCCTAGCCCTTTGATGGATGCTGATGAAGTGGCACAAGCTTTTGATCACTTGTTTACCTTGGGTAAGGTGAAACATTTTGGTGTGTCGAATTTCACGCCTCAGCAATTTGACTTGTTGCAATCGCGAATGGATGCTCCTTTGATTGTTAATCAGCTTGAACTATCGCCTCTTGCATTGCAGCATTTTGAGGATGGTAGTTTGGATCATGCGCAGCAGCATGCGGTTACGCCAATGGCTTGGTCACCTTTTTCTGGTGGTGATTTATTTGGCGCTCAAACTGAGCAAGCATTGCGAGTACGTAACCTGCTCAATGAAATGGCGGAAGATTTGGCAGCTTCAGTTGATCAGCTTGTGGTGGCTTGGTTGTTACGACATCCTGCTGGCATTTGTCCTGTTATGGGCTCAGGTAAAATAGAGAGATTACAAAGTGCGGTTGAAGCACTTCAAATTGATTTGAGTGATGATGACTGGTTTCGTATCTGGATTGCTTCTCAGGGGCAGCCTGTCCCATAA
- a CDS encoding molybdopterin-dependent oxidoreductase, which translates to MKHIIFSLLPFFLALSVSTSIQAETLAQPKGKVILTVSGKITHTNLGDTAQFDREMLINLGFFDLDTVTPWTEGSNLYQGPMLSAVLKAVGAQGKTLKVSALNDYSARMPAEDAIKYDVLLAMDLNGKPMSVRDKGPLFILYPFSDMPELNNEVIHNRSVWQIKSIVVE; encoded by the coding sequence ATGAAGCACATTATTTTTTCCCTTTTGCCATTCTTTCTGGCGTTGTCTGTCTCTACCAGTATTCAAGCTGAGACCCTTGCACAACCTAAAGGCAAAGTTATTTTGACGGTGTCTGGTAAAATTACCCATACCAATCTAGGTGATACCGCCCAATTTGATCGAGAGATGTTAATAAACCTTGGTTTTTTTGATCTGGATACCGTAACGCCTTGGACGGAAGGTTCAAATCTGTATCAGGGGCCTATGCTCAGTGCTGTGTTAAAAGCCGTTGGAGCGCAGGGTAAAACACTAAAAGTATCTGCGCTGAACGATTACAGTGCCAGAATGCCTGCTGAGGATGCCATTAAATACGATGTTCTATTGGCTATGGATCTGAATGGCAAGCCAATGTCTGTCCGAGATAAAGGTCCCTTGTTCATCCTATATCCTTTTAGTGATATGCCCGAGTTAAACAACGAAGTCATTCATAACCGTTCTGTATGGCAAATTAAGTCTATTGTTGTTGAATAG
- a CDS encoding ATP-binding protein yields the protein MSLLSSINPLKMFTKKPSPILIFVSAAVIFMAAAMGIFYELVERQKVIMSAVEEDALWASYQLDREALRLRNSLTLYKDVSNESRLEEARNRFNILYSRLNVIKFGQLREMFLRQPNSAEVIEIVTKKLDKMDALLFADTNPVDIDTLLTDSNQILSTTETIVLDTLAIRSAEKVERRAVSYDLFIKLAGLIALLTITVMVIIYLLFRQLHLARESYRKSVKLTHELETAVQVAEDALKVKSDFMATMSHEIRTPMNAIIGFSYLLLEENLEEKVKEKVANIKTSADGLLHIINSILEFSKLESDHVELEETKFSLDQVLQYAYQVNVESAREHNIHFSVNRDFSIQDQLLGDQTRLQQIFVNLIGNAIKFTHEGRVDVRVDLQDSKTLSIEIQDTGVGIANGVDVFEVFKQADSSTTRMYGGTGLGLSITRQLVELLGGEIGYQSQVGKGTRFWVNLPYRPVNKASTRNKLWLIAEDKYLVNFLHEARFKGASLLSTEECEYLLADNDWNSEKNHVLVSYTYYSQLQSQSPFLYRALQDKAAIYCKKDLPKEGAAYSILVTPKEVSELRSKNKAMLFGKAQHTLQDSLNGLQRFAVTNKRILLAEDNLVNANIVKAIYEKIGIQVDWVDDGKKALDKVLAEHYDLVLMDIRMPVMDGYEATQAIRQALADNAPKILCLTADVVKVDEEQGKQQLFDDVMYKPLDHQLLIKKTMAILATATQADSASSSAELDQQQVCLAMDEIEQLLAAGDVLSESKVKQLIRQLYRKEQVEALEKVLKYISEYDFRDAMKGLKEFRRVYFS from the coding sequence ATGAGCTTGTTGTCTTCAATTAATCCTCTAAAAATGTTCACTAAGAAACCATCGCCCATTCTAATCTTCGTCAGTGCCGCGGTGATTTTTATGGCTGCGGCTATGGGCATTTTTTATGAGCTGGTAGAACGACAAAAAGTCATTATGTCCGCAGTGGAAGAAGACGCATTATGGGCCTCTTATCAGCTTGATAGAGAAGCGCTTAGGCTAAGAAATTCTTTAACGCTTTATAAGGATGTGTCTAATGAGTCACGTTTAGAAGAGGCAAGAAACCGCTTTAATATTTTATATAGTCGACTGAACGTCATTAAGTTTGGTCAACTACGAGAAATGTTTTTAAGACAGCCCAATTCGGCAGAAGTTATCGAGATTGTGACTAAAAAATTAGACAAGATGGATGCCTTGTTATTTGCCGACACGAATCCAGTAGATATTGATACTTTGTTAACGGACAGCAATCAAATTTTGTCTACCACGGAAACTATTGTGTTGGATACCTTGGCCATTCGGTCTGCTGAAAAGGTCGAACGACGAGCTGTGTCTTATGATTTGTTTATCAAATTAGCTGGCTTGATTGCCTTGTTAACCATCACTGTGATGGTCATTATTTACTTACTGTTCAGGCAGTTACATCTTGCAAGAGAGTCGTATCGGAAATCCGTGAAGTTAACCCATGAGTTAGAAACGGCGGTTCAGGTTGCGGAAGACGCCTTAAAAGTGAAGTCCGATTTTATGGCCACCATGAGTCATGAAATTCGAACTCCGATGAATGCTATTATAGGCTTTAGCTATTTATTGTTAGAGGAAAATTTAGAAGAAAAAGTCAAAGAAAAGGTGGCAAACATAAAAACTTCAGCCGACGGACTGCTTCATATTATTAATAGCATTTTGGAATTTTCGAAATTGGAGTCTGATCATGTTGAATTGGAAGAGACAAAATTTAGTTTGGATCAGGTTTTGCAGTATGCCTATCAGGTGAATGTGGAATCTGCTCGTGAACATAACATACATTTTAGTGTGAATCGTGATTTCTCAATTCAAGATCAACTGTTGGGAGATCAAACCAGACTGCAGCAAATCTTCGTTAACCTTATCGGCAATGCTATTAAGTTTACTCATGAGGGAAGAGTAGACGTTAGGGTTGATTTGCAAGATAGCAAGACTTTAAGCATTGAAATACAAGATACTGGCGTTGGAATTGCCAATGGCGTGGATGTCTTTGAAGTATTTAAACAAGCGGATAGCAGTACCACTCGAATGTATGGTGGAACAGGGTTGGGACTCAGTATTACACGTCAGTTAGTGGAATTGTTGGGTGGTGAAATAGGTTATCAAAGCCAAGTTGGTAAAGGCACTCGATTTTGGGTGAATCTACCTTATCGCCCCGTGAATAAAGCTTCAACGAGGAACAAATTGTGGTTAATTGCAGAAGATAAATACTTAGTAAACTTTTTACATGAGGCTAGGTTTAAAGGAGCAAGCCTCTTATCTACGGAAGAGTGTGAGTATTTATTAGCTGACAATGATTGGAATTCGGAAAAAAATCATGTGCTGGTCAGCTACACTTATTATAGTCAGTTGCAAAGTCAGTCTCCGTTTTTATATCGGGCTCTACAGGACAAAGCCGCGATCTATTGTAAGAAAGACCTGCCTAAAGAGGGAGCAGCCTATTCCATTTTGGTCACGCCGAAAGAAGTGAGTGAGTTACGAAGTAAGAATAAGGCTATGTTGTTTGGCAAAGCGCAACATACACTGCAAGACTCTTTGAATGGGTTGCAACGCTTTGCAGTAACTAATAAGCGTATTTTGTTGGCGGAAGACAACCTTGTGAACGCCAATATAGTCAAAGCCATATATGAAAAAATTGGTATCCAAGTAGATTGGGTGGACGATGGTAAAAAGGCCTTAGATAAGGTGTTAGCTGAACATTATGACCTAGTATTGATGGACATTAGAATGCCCGTTATGGATGGCTATGAAGCAACGCAAGCCATAAGGCAAGCTCTTGCTGATAATGCACCGAAGATACTGTGTCTGACGGCCGATGTGGTGAAAGTGGATGAGGAACAAGGAAAGCAACAACTTTTCGACGATGTCATGTATAAACCACTAGATCATCAGCTGCTAATAAAAAAGACCATGGCAATTTTGGCAACGGCGACACAAGCTGATTCAGCGTCGTCGAGTGCTGAATTGGATCAACAGCAGGTTTGTTTGGCAATGGATGAGATTGAACAACTGCTTGCGGCGGGTGATGTGCTATCGGAGTCGAAAGTAAAACAACTGATTCGTCAGTTGTATCGTAAAGAACAAGTAGAGGCTTTGGAAAAAGTACTGAAATACATAAGTGAATACGATTTCCGAGATGCGATGAAAGGGCTGAAAGAATTTAGAAGAGTCTATTTCTCATGA